The Manihot esculenta cultivar AM560-2 chromosome 1, M.esculenta_v8, whole genome shotgun sequence genome has a window encoding:
- the LOC110607220 gene encoding long chain acyl-CoA synthetase 4 isoform X1: MAQMKYLIEVEKPKDALDGRPSVGPVYRSVFAKDGFPPPIPGMDSCWDIFRSSVEKYPDNPMLGRREIVNGMPGQYVWITYKQVYDLVIKVGNSIRSRGVEPGGKCGIYGANCSEWIVSMEACNAHGLFCVPLYDTLGVGAVEYIICHAEVSIAFVEEKKIPELLKTFPNSTKYMKTIVSFGKVAPEQREQIENFGLTVYSWEEFLKLGEDKQYDLPVKKKSDICTIMYTSGTTGDPKGVMISNDSIVTIIAGVNKILECVNEQLITKDVYLSYLPLAHIFDRVIEELFISHGASIGFWRGDIKLLLEDIGELKPTIFCAVPRVLDRIRSGLMQKIASGSFLKQKLFNVAYSYKLKSMKKGHSHDEASPLCDKIIFDKVKQGLGGNVRLILSGAAPLAIHVEAFLRVVSCAHVLQGYGLTETCAGTFVSLPNEMTMLGTVGPPAPNVDVCLESVPEMNYDALSSTPRGEICIRGKTLFSGYYKQEDLTKEVLIDGWFHTGDIGEWQHDGSLKIIDRKKNIFKLSQGEYVAVENLENIYVLASAVDSIWVYGNSFESFLVAVINPNNNALENWAKEHGVGGDFNSLCENPKAKEYILGELSKTGKEKKLKGFEFVKSVHLDPEPFDIERDLLTPTYKKKRPQLLKYYQDVIDKMYKSAS; the protein is encoded by the exons ATGGCGCAGATGAAGTATCTTATAGAGGTCGAGAAACCAAAGGATGCTCTGGATGGGAGGCCTTCTGTTGGTCCTGTTTATCGCAGTGTCTTTGCTAAGGATGGATTTCCTCCTCCGATTCCCGGAATGGATAGTTGCTGGGATATTTTCCG CTCAAGCGTTGAGAAGTATCCTGACAATCCCATGCTTGGTCGACGGGAGATTGTGAATGGAATG CCTGGACAATATGTGTGGATAACCTACAAACAAGTATATGACTTGGTGATCAAAGTTGGTAATTCAATTCGGAGCCGTGGTGTTGAACCG GGAGGGAAATGTGGTATTTATGGTGCAAATTGCTCAGAATGGATAGTAAGCATGGAG GCCTGCAATGCTCATGGGCTTTTTTGTGTTCCTTTATATGACACCTTAG GAGTTGGTGCTGTGGAATATATCATATGCCATGCAGAGGTCTCAATTGCTTTtgtagaagaaaagaaaattcctGAG TTGTTGAAAACATTTCCAAATTCAACAAAATACATGAAAA CAATTGTGAGCTTTGGGAAGGTTGCACCTGAACAAAGAGAACAGATCGAGAACTTTGGTTTAACAGTCTATTCCTGGGAGGAGTTTTTAAAACTG GGGGAAGATAAACAGTATGATCTCCCagtgaaaaagaaaagtgaTATCTGTACAATAATGTATACCAGTGGTACAACTGGTGATCCAAAGGGAGTAATGATTTCAAATGATAGTATCGTTACTATTATAGCTGGGGTGAACAAGATACTTGAGTGTGTGAATGAACAG TTGATTACAAAGGATGTATATCTTTCTTACCTTCCTCTTGCGCATATCTTTGATCGGGTGATTGAGGAGCTATTTATTTCACATGGTGCCTCTATAGGATTCTGGCGAGGG GATATCAAATTATTACTTGAAGACATTGGGGAGCTCAAACCAACTATTTTCTGTGCTGTGCCCCGTGTATTAGATAGAATACGTTCAG GTTTGATGCAGAAGATTGCTTCAGGGAGCTTCTTAAAACAGAAGTTGTTCAATGTAGCATACTCATA CAAATTAAAATCTATGAAGAAGGGGCATTCACATGATGAGGCATCTCCACTTTGTGACAAAATTATCTTTGATAAG GTAAAACAAGGCTTGGGCGGAAATGTACGGCTTATTCTATCTGGAGCAGCACCTCTTGCTATCCATGTAGAAGCTTTCCTGCGGGTGGTCTCATGTGCTCATGTTTTGCAAGGATATG GTCTTACGGAAACCTGTGCAGGTACATTTGTCTCACTACCAAATGAAATGACAATGCTTGGTACAGTGGGTCCTCCTGCACCAAATGTGGATGTATGCCTAGAATCTGTTCCTGAAATGAATTATGATGCTCTTTCAAGCACTCCACGTGGAGAAATTTGTATAAGGGGGAAAACTCTGTTTTCTGGTTACTACAAACAAGAAGACCTCACCAAAGAGGTCCTTATTGATGGATGGTTCCATACAG GAGATATTGGTGAATGGCAACATGATGGAAGCTTGAAAATTATTGACCGCAAGAAGAACATATTTAAACTTTCACAAGGAGAATATGTTGCAGTTGAAAACTTGGAGAATATTTATGTTCTTGCTTCTGCAGTTGATTCG ATATGGGTTTATGGGAATAGCTTTGAATCGTTCCTTGTCGCTGTTATTAACCCCAATAATAATGCTCTTGAAAATTGGGCAAAAGAGCATGGCGTGGGAGGAGACTTCAACTCCCTTTGTGAAAATCCAAAGGCAAAAGAATACATACTTGGAGAGCTCTCAAAGACCGGCAAAGAAAAAAAG CTAAAAGGTTTTGAATTTGTAAAGTCTGTGCACCTTGATCCGGAGCCATTTGACATAGAACGCGACCTCCTTACTCCGACTTATAAGAAAAAGAGGCCTCAATTGCTCAAGTACTATCAG GATGTTATTGACAAGATGTACAAAAGCGCAAGCTAA
- the LOC110607220 gene encoding long chain acyl-CoA synthetase 4 isoform X2 produces MAQMKYLIEVEKPKDALDGRPSVGPVYRSVFAKDGFPPPIPGMDSCWDIFRSSVEKYPDNPMLGRREIVNGMPGQYVWITYKQVYDLVIKVGNSIRSRGVEPGGKCGIYGANCSEWIVSMEACNAHGLFCVPLYDTLGVGAVEYIICHAEVSIAFVEEKKIPELLKTFPNSTKYMKTIVSFGKVAPEQREQIENFGLTVYSWEEFLKLLITKDVYLSYLPLAHIFDRVIEELFISHGASIGFWRGDIKLLLEDIGELKPTIFCAVPRVLDRIRSGLMQKIASGSFLKQKLFNVAYSYKLKSMKKGHSHDEASPLCDKIIFDKVKQGLGGNVRLILSGAAPLAIHVEAFLRVVSCAHVLQGYGLTETCAGTFVSLPNEMTMLGTVGPPAPNVDVCLESVPEMNYDALSSTPRGEICIRGKTLFSGYYKQEDLTKEVLIDGWFHTGDIGEWQHDGSLKIIDRKKNIFKLSQGEYVAVENLENIYVLASAVDSIWVYGNSFESFLVAVINPNNNALENWAKEHGVGGDFNSLCENPKAKEYILGELSKTGKEKKLKGFEFVKSVHLDPEPFDIERDLLTPTYKKKRPQLLKYYQDVIDKMYKSAS; encoded by the exons ATGGCGCAGATGAAGTATCTTATAGAGGTCGAGAAACCAAAGGATGCTCTGGATGGGAGGCCTTCTGTTGGTCCTGTTTATCGCAGTGTCTTTGCTAAGGATGGATTTCCTCCTCCGATTCCCGGAATGGATAGTTGCTGGGATATTTTCCG CTCAAGCGTTGAGAAGTATCCTGACAATCCCATGCTTGGTCGACGGGAGATTGTGAATGGAATG CCTGGACAATATGTGTGGATAACCTACAAACAAGTATATGACTTGGTGATCAAAGTTGGTAATTCAATTCGGAGCCGTGGTGTTGAACCG GGAGGGAAATGTGGTATTTATGGTGCAAATTGCTCAGAATGGATAGTAAGCATGGAG GCCTGCAATGCTCATGGGCTTTTTTGTGTTCCTTTATATGACACCTTAG GAGTTGGTGCTGTGGAATATATCATATGCCATGCAGAGGTCTCAATTGCTTTtgtagaagaaaagaaaattcctGAG TTGTTGAAAACATTTCCAAATTCAACAAAATACATGAAAA CAATTGTGAGCTTTGGGAAGGTTGCACCTGAACAAAGAGAACAGATCGAGAACTTTGGTTTAACAGTCTATTCCTGGGAGGAGTTTTTAAAACTG TTGATTACAAAGGATGTATATCTTTCTTACCTTCCTCTTGCGCATATCTTTGATCGGGTGATTGAGGAGCTATTTATTTCACATGGTGCCTCTATAGGATTCTGGCGAGGG GATATCAAATTATTACTTGAAGACATTGGGGAGCTCAAACCAACTATTTTCTGTGCTGTGCCCCGTGTATTAGATAGAATACGTTCAG GTTTGATGCAGAAGATTGCTTCAGGGAGCTTCTTAAAACAGAAGTTGTTCAATGTAGCATACTCATA CAAATTAAAATCTATGAAGAAGGGGCATTCACATGATGAGGCATCTCCACTTTGTGACAAAATTATCTTTGATAAG GTAAAACAAGGCTTGGGCGGAAATGTACGGCTTATTCTATCTGGAGCAGCACCTCTTGCTATCCATGTAGAAGCTTTCCTGCGGGTGGTCTCATGTGCTCATGTTTTGCAAGGATATG GTCTTACGGAAACCTGTGCAGGTACATTTGTCTCACTACCAAATGAAATGACAATGCTTGGTACAGTGGGTCCTCCTGCACCAAATGTGGATGTATGCCTAGAATCTGTTCCTGAAATGAATTATGATGCTCTTTCAAGCACTCCACGTGGAGAAATTTGTATAAGGGGGAAAACTCTGTTTTCTGGTTACTACAAACAAGAAGACCTCACCAAAGAGGTCCTTATTGATGGATGGTTCCATACAG GAGATATTGGTGAATGGCAACATGATGGAAGCTTGAAAATTATTGACCGCAAGAAGAACATATTTAAACTTTCACAAGGAGAATATGTTGCAGTTGAAAACTTGGAGAATATTTATGTTCTTGCTTCTGCAGTTGATTCG ATATGGGTTTATGGGAATAGCTTTGAATCGTTCCTTGTCGCTGTTATTAACCCCAATAATAATGCTCTTGAAAATTGGGCAAAAGAGCATGGCGTGGGAGGAGACTTCAACTCCCTTTGTGAAAATCCAAAGGCAAAAGAATACATACTTGGAGAGCTCTCAAAGACCGGCAAAGAAAAAAAG CTAAAAGGTTTTGAATTTGTAAAGTCTGTGCACCTTGATCCGGAGCCATTTGACATAGAACGCGACCTCCTTACTCCGACTTATAAGAAAAAGAGGCCTCAATTGCTCAAGTACTATCAG GATGTTATTGACAAGATGTACAAAAGCGCAAGCTAA